In the genome of Colletotrichum lupini chromosome 8, complete sequence, one region contains:
- a CDS encoding methyltransferase domain-containing protein has translation MAENGTASANKAYFNKLAAEYDTKYEKTILQLEKEIRKRKDFIGADWVIDDDDDDDSESAAQSTAANGRSVRLLDYACGTGLISRALAQFTTHCVGIDISENMVAAYNARAENQVRWKDDSDFCLVQGLTADEMHAYQGNLTDPSDPAPAAFASDDGRFRDFDVAGVGLGFHHFEDPELSARRLVERLRPGGVFIILDFLPHEKMDHALPAAHTVMHHGFSEERMRSIFERAGAGGDFRMEELGSGVVFGGHGHGHGDGHGHGHGEEKEHDHGHGSGQGMKRRVFLARGTKA, from the exons ATGGCTGAGAATGGAACTGCCAGCGCCAACAAGGCTTACTTCAA TAAGCTGGCTGCCGAGTACGACACGAAGTACGAAAAGACTATTCTGCAGCTTGAAAAGGAGATTCGCAAGCGCAAGGACTTCATCGGCGCAGATTGGGTGAttgacgatgacgatgatgatgacaGCGAGAGCGCAGCACAGTCGACGGCGGCGAATGGTCGGTCTGTGAGACTTCTTGATTACGCTTGTGGAACGGGTTTGATATCGAGG GCCCTCGCGCAGTTCACGACGCATTGCGTCGGCATAGACATTTCGGAAAACATGGTGGCGGCCTACAACGCCCGGGCCGAGAACCAGGTACGTTGGAAAGACGATTCTGATTTTTGTCTGGTTCAA GGCCTCACCGCCGACGAAATGCACGCCTACCAAGGCAACCTCACGGACCCTTCCGACCCGGCCCCCGCGGCGTTCGCTTCCGACGACGGCCGCTTCCGCGACTTTGACGTTGCCGGTGTCGGTCTCGGGTTCCACCACTTTGAGGACCCGGAGCTCTCGGCCCGCCGGCTGGTGGAGAGGCTGAGGCCGGGCGGGGTGTTCATCATTCTCGATTTCCTGCCGCACGAGAAGATGGATCACGCGTTGCCTGCTGCGCATACGGTTATGCATCACGGGTTTTCGGAGGAGAGGATGAGGAGTATCTTTGAGCGGGCTGGTGCGGGCGGGGATTTCAGGATGGAGGAGCTTGGGAGTGGTGTTGTTTTTGGGGGGCATGGGCATGGACATGGAGACGGTCATGGACACGGGCATGGGGAGGAAAAGGAACATGATCATGGCCATGGCTCGGGACAGGGGATGAAGAGGCGGGTGTTCTTGGCGCGGGGAACAAAGGCGTAG
- a CDS encoding phosphoglycerate mutase, whose protein sequence is MTTPRAFVIRHGETEWSLNGRHTGSTDIPLTANGEKRVRATGRALVGSDRLIVPKRISHIYVSPRKRAQRTFELLNLGINDNLPWKEHGEIEGNGPHCNACVEVTEDIREWDYGDYEGITSPEIRRIRKEQGLSENWDIWRDGCPGGESPQDVTERLDRLIKDIRDRWHSPVIGNKDAPNGDVLVVAHGHIFRAFAMRWAGKTLQDGPAFLLEAGGVGTLSYEHHSIEEPAILLGGAFAVDVIDKE, encoded by the exons ATGACGACTCCCCGTGCCTTTGTCATCCGCCACGGCGAGACGGAATGGTCTCTGAACGGCCGGCATACCGGCAGCACCGATATCCCGCTCACAGCCAACGGCGAGAAGCGTGTGCGCGCCACCGGCCGCGCCCTGGTTGGGAGTGACCGCCTCATTGTACCCAAACGAATCTCTCACAT TTACGTCTCCCCTCGCAAACGTGCCCAGCGCACATTTGAACTGCTGAACCTCGGCATCAACGACAATCTCCCCTGGAAGGAACACGGCGAGATTGAGGGCAACGGCCCGCACTGCAACGCCTGCGTCGAGGTCACCGAGGACATTCGCGAATGGGACTATGGCGACTACGAGGGCATCACATCGCCCGAGATCCGCCGCATCCGCAAGGAGCAGGGCCTTTCTGAGAACTGGGACATTTGGCGCGACGGCTGCCCAGGCGGCGA GAGCCCCCAAGACGTGACGGAACGTCTGGACCGCCTGATCAAAGACATCCGCGACAGGTGGCACAGCCCCGTCATCGGCAACAAGGACGCGCCCAACGGAGACGTCCTGGTCGTCGCCCACGGCCACATCTTCCGCGCCTTTGCCATGCGCTGGGCCGGCAAGACGCTGCAGGACGGACCGGCGTTCCTGCTCGAGGCCGGTGGCGTGGGTACTTTGAG ttacgagcaCCACAGCATCGAGGAACCTGCTATTCTGCTTGGAGGTGCTTTTGCTGTTGATGTCATTGATAAGGAATAG
- a CDS encoding ubiquitin carboxyl-terminal hydrolase, whose product MASIPVTVSHQGTKYQVEIDTSSNGETFKYQLYSLTGVEPERQKILVKGRQVKDDDDMAKFGLKAGATLMMMGKPSGENADLARPKEAVKFVEDMTEAEAAQQEGATPAGLTNLGNTCYLNSTLQTLRSIPELQTALTTHKSGSGGAGSSFGLTSTDIATQLTDLYKNMSETQGAIPPLTFLSTLRMVYPQFAEKSKTGAGYAQQDAEEAWSQIISQLKQKLSESEGSSFIDRYMAGELQSTLEADEQAARDGGEEPVKSSESFLKLNCHIDASINHLRDGIMAALTEKLEKKSSVLDRDTTYTKKSQISRLPKYLTVHFVRFFWKREVQKKAKIMRKVTFPHELDVVEFCTDELKKALIPVRDKVREIRKDEEDIERARKRRKINPVDRGDVAGASGGPEGKTALEKANDKKAERAGKPVASTSDGDTEMTETFKTDAEVEAEKDAALTVAKKELYALVNQDLAKDEGANQSGIYELRGVVTHQGASADSGHYTAYVKKTAPVDPKTGKKGEEDGNWWWFNDDKVSEVTPDKIDALAGGGESHSALICLYRAIPLPTIDNEGKTE is encoded by the exons ATGGCGTCAATACCCG TCACCGTTAGCCACCAAGGCACAAAGTACCAAGTCGAGATCGATACCTCGTCCAATGGCGAAACCTTCAAGTATCAGCTCTACAGTCTGACCGGCGTTGAACCCGAGCGACAAAAGATTCTTGTCAAGGGCAGGCAAGTCAAGGATGACGACGACATGGCCAAGTTCGGCCTTAAGGCCGGCGCCACACTGATGATGATGGGCAAGCCTTCCGGCGAGAACGCAGATCTCGCTCGACCCAAGGAAGCAGTCAAGTTTGTTGAGGACATGACCGAAGCCGAAGCAGCCCAGCAGGAAGGAGCCACTCCCGCAGGCCTCACCAATCTGGGCAACACCTGCTACCTTAACTCGACCCTCCAGACCCTCCGATCGATCCCCGAACTCCAGACGGCCCTGACCACGCACAAGTCGGGTAGCGGTGGTGCCGGCAGTAGCTTTGGCCTCACTTCGACTGATATCGCCACTCAACTTACCGATCTCTACAAGAACATGTCGGAAACACAGGGCGCCATTCCCCCGCTGACTTTCCTGAGTACACTCCGCATGGTCTACCCCCAATTCGCCGAGAAGTCCAAGACCGGAGCCGGATATGCTCAGCAGGATGCCGAGGAGGCCTGGTCTCAGATCATTTCCCAGTTGAAGCAGAAGCTCTCCGAGTCTGAGGGTTCTTCGTTTATCGACAGGTACATGGCTGGAGAGCTTCAGTCAACTCTCGAGGCCGATGAGCAGGCTGCCAGGGATGGTGGAGAGGAGCCTGTCAAGTCAAGCGAATCTTTCCTCAAGCTCAACTGCCACATTGATGCCTCAATCAACCACCTTCGCGACGGTATTATGGCTGCTTTGACTGAGAAGTTGGAGAAGAAGTCTTCCGTTCTGGATAGAGACACGACTTACACGAAGAAGTCGCAAATTTCACGGCTCCCCAAGTATCTTACGGTCCATTTTGTGCGATTCTTCTGGAAGCGAGAAGTGCAGAAGAAGGCCAAGATCATGCGCAAGGTCACTTTCCCCCACGAACTTGACGTTGTTGAGTTCTGCACCGATGAGCTCAAGAAGGCTCTTATTCCCGTGCGCGACAAGGTTCGCGAGATTCGCAAAGACGAAGAGGATATTGAGCGTGCTCGCAAGAGACGCAAGATCAACCCTGTCGACCGAGGCGATGTTGCTGGAGCGTCTGGAGGCCCCGAGGGCAAGACAGCTTTGGAGAAGGCCAACGATAAGAAGGCCGAGAGAGCTGGAAAGCCCGTGGCCAGCACTTCTGATGGCGATACAGAGATGACTGAGACTTTCAAGACTGACGCTGAGGTCGAAGCCGAGAAAGATGCGGCTCTCACTGTTGCCAAGAAGGAGCTCTATGCTCTGGTGAACCAGGACCTGGCCAAGGACGAAGGCGCCAACCAGTCCGGAATCTACGAGCTGCGTGGCGTCGTCACTCACCAGGGAGCAAGTGCCGATAGCGGTCACTACACTGCCTATGTCAAGAAGACGGCCCCTGTCGACCCCAAGACCGGTAAGAAGGGCGAGGAGGACGGCAACTGGTGGTGGTTCAATGACGACAAGGTGTCCGAGGTTACCCCTGACAAGATTGATGCCTTGGCGGGCGGTGGCGAGTCGCACTCTGCCCTCATCTGTCTCTACCGGGCCATCCCTCTTCCGACGATTGATAATGAAGGCAAGACCGAGTAG
- a CDS encoding ARP2/3 complex 20 kDa subunit, whose translation MVKHRSMHVKGTSGGSPLRKELQDHVRKLPAESAKCANLTSPAVKIQLQPLSITKGWTRPRLAIMSQSLRPYLQAVRSSLTSALTLSNFASQTAERHNVPEIEAQTSPEVLLTPLTIARNENERVLIEPSINSVRISIKIKQADEIEHILVHKFTRFLTQRAESFFILRRKPIKGYDISFLITNFHTEEMLKHKLVDFIIQFMEEVDKEISEMKLFLNARARFVAESFLTPNRVVGTRISHHVEVMDQNHELELDVGSSAPGKPGSTMVPTLILVRKSGAEWERRHGASILINNYSYEHNFLSKSSVAYQIQRGRSHSAARNS comes from the exons ATGGTCAAGCACCGTAGTATGCATGTAAAGGGTACAAGCGGGGGATCGCCACTAAGGAAAGAGCTCCAGGATCACGTGAGAAAGCTTCCGGCTGAATCAGCGAAGTGCG CCAACCTCACGAGCCCCGCGGTCAAGATCCAACTCCAACCTCTCAGCATCACCAAAGGTTGGACGCGGCCACGTCTCGCCATCATG TCTCAATCACTGCGACCCTATCTCCAAGCCGTCCGGAGCAGTCTGACATCCGCCCTGACGCTCTCCAATTTCGCTTCCCAGACCGCCGAACGTCACAATGTCCCAGAGATCGAGGCTCAAACATCACCTGAAGTCCTCCTGACGCCCCTAACGATTGCCCGAAACGAAAACGAGCGAGTTCTGATCGAACCGAGTATCAATTCCGTGCGGATATCCATCAAGATCAAGCAGGCCGACGAGATCGAGCACATCCTCGTCCACAAGTTTACTCGTTTCCTGACGCAGAGAGCCGAATCGTTCTTCATCTTGAGAAGAAAGCCAATTAAG GGATACGACATTTCATTCTTGATTACGAACTTCCACACCGAGGAGATGCTGAAGCACAAGCTGGTCGACTTTATTATCCAATTCATGGAGGAGGTTGACAAGGAGATTTCGGAAATGAAGCTCTTC TTGAATGCGAGAGCTAGATTCGTTGCCGAATCTTTCTTGACTCCC AATCGTGTAGTTGGGACGAGAATCTCGCACCACGTTGAAGTCATGGACCAAAATCATGAGTTGGAGTTGGATGTTGGCTCGAGCGCTCCCGGAAAACCGGGATCCACTATGGTTCCAACCTTGATATTGGTCCGCAAATCCGGGGCCGAGTGGGAACGACGACATGGAGCCTCCATTTTGATAAACAATTACAGTTATGAACACAACTTTCTCTCCAAATCAAGTGTTGCATATCA GATACAACGAGGTCGAAGCCATTCTGCGGCGAGAAACAGCTGA